In Bacteroidia bacterium, a genomic segment contains:
- a CDS encoding trifunctional transcriptional activator/DNA repair protein Ada/methylated-DNA--[protein]-cysteine S-methyltransferase: MKKSMLTEQIMYQALVDKDSAYEGTFFAAVKTTGIFCRPTCTARKPKRENVTFFQTTKAAMLAGYRPCKVCHPLEKAGETPAYIQSLLEEFGNQPSLKLKEHDLRQRGIEPATIRRWFLKHHGITFHTYQRVLRINSAFKKIQSGTSVTGAAFDSGYESLSGFNDSFKSIFGVSPSNSKEKQVIDLTRLETPLGTMIACGTKEGICLLEFSERKMLETEFKQLAKKLHATIIQGENPHFGKLRIELDEYFEGKRKSFSVPLVTPGTDFQQCVWNELQQIPYGKTRSYKQQAAALGKPDAVRAVANANGMNRIAIIIPCHRVVGNDGSLTGYAGGLHRKKWLLDFEKQMGSSQ, translated from the coding sequence ATGAAAAAAAGTATGCTGACAGAACAAATCATGTATCAGGCGCTGGTAGATAAGGACTCTGCTTATGAAGGCACCTTTTTCGCTGCGGTAAAAACAACCGGTATATTTTGCCGGCCTACCTGCACTGCCCGGAAACCCAAAAGAGAAAATGTAACATTTTTCCAAACAACCAAAGCGGCAATGCTCGCAGGTTACCGCCCCTGCAAAGTCTGTCATCCGTTAGAAAAGGCAGGTGAAACTCCGGCCTATATACAAAGCCTGTTGGAGGAATTCGGCAACCAACCTTCTCTTAAGCTGAAAGAACATGATTTAAGGCAGAGAGGTATAGAACCAGCGACGATCAGAAGATGGTTTCTCAAACACCATGGGATCACTTTTCACACCTATCAGCGGGTATTGCGAATCAATTCTGCATTTAAAAAAATACAAAGCGGAACTTCTGTAACAGGCGCTGCATTTGATTCAGGCTATGAGTCGCTGAGTGGGTTTAATGATTCATTCAAATCTATTTTTGGCGTATCACCATCCAACAGCAAGGAAAAACAGGTTATTGATCTCACAAGGCTGGAAACGCCTTTGGGCACCATGATTGCCTGTGGAACGAAAGAAGGCATTTGCCTGCTCGAATTTTCCGAAAGAAAAATGCTGGAGACAGAGTTTAAACAGCTCGCCAAAAAGTTACATGCGACCATCATCCAGGGGGAAAATCCTCATTTTGGCAAACTACGGATTGAGTTAGATGAATATTTTGAGGGGAAGCGGAAATCTTTTTCCGTTCCCCTGGTAACTCCCGGCACAGATTTTCAGCAATGTGTCTGGAATGAATTACAACAGATTCCCTATGGGAAAACACGTAGCTATAAACAGCAGGCAGCAGCCCTCGGAAAACCAGACGCAGTCCGTGCAGTTGCCAATGCCAATGGAATGAACCGGATAGCCATTATCATTCCCTGTCATCGGGTAGTTGGCAATGATGGAAGCCTTACAGGCTATGCCGGAGGGCTTCACCGCAAAAAGTGGCTGCTCGACTTTGAAAAACAAATGGGATCAAGCCAATAG
- a CDS encoding VIT1/CCC1 transporter family protein — MKEWIKYLQDEVDAAFLYRTLSELTSDTKTIKIYKQLAEVEDRHATRWRELIEESGNLAPQILPSLKAKFMRWAAVKFGPGFLKDAMLREEGEEVRIYLDLYQKSNPGATKELALDLAKDSAHHAGQLTPEDAGEPWHSVNAGGMLRNVVYGFNDGLTANFGLIAGVIGASSADHVILISGLAGMIADALSMGSSGFLAAKSEREVFAYEKEMEAREILLMPEIEAEELALIYEAKGMSREQAVKLANEVIQEPERALEEKVREELGISESSISPLKEAWTTGLATAIGALIPIFPFFIWKGIPAIVISFIISMIAHFGVGAVRSFFTGRNFWRSGFDMFVVGFGIAAVGYVIGELVLKYFM, encoded by the coding sequence ATGAAAGAGTGGATTAAATATTTGCAGGATGAAGTAGATGCTGCATTTTTGTACAGAACCTTATCCGAACTCACCTCCGACACCAAGACCATCAAGATTTATAAGCAGTTGGCCGAGGTGGAAGATCGCCATGCTACCCGCTGGCGGGAACTGATAGAAGAAAGTGGAAATCTGGCTCCTCAAATTCTCCCCTCCCTCAAAGCTAAATTTATGCGATGGGCAGCCGTAAAGTTTGGCCCGGGTTTTCTCAAAGATGCCATGCTCCGGGAGGAAGGAGAAGAGGTGAGGATCTATCTGGATCTTTACCAAAAAAGTAACCCCGGCGCTACCAAAGAACTGGCCCTTGATCTGGCCAAGGATTCTGCGCATCATGCAGGGCAATTAACCCCAGAAGATGCCGGAGAGCCCTGGCACAGCGTAAATGCCGGTGGTATGCTTCGCAATGTGGTTTATGGTTTTAATGATGGACTCACCGCCAATTTTGGACTTATTGCCGGGGTGATCGGTGCCAGTTCAGCCGACCATGTCATCCTGATTTCAGGGCTGGCAGGAATGATTGCAGATGCGCTTTCGATGGGCTCTTCCGGTTTCCTCGCAGCAAAAAGCGAGCGGGAAGTTTTTGCCTACGAAAAAGAAATGGAAGCGCGTGAGATCCTTCTGATGCCAGAAATTGAAGCGGAAGAGCTCGCACTGATTTATGAAGCGAAAGGCATGTCGCGTGAACAGGCCGTAAAACTCGCCAATGAGGTCATTCAGGAACCGGAGCGTGCCCTTGAAGAAAAAGTCAGAGAAGAACTGGGGATTTCAGAAAGCTCTATAAGCCCGCTCAAAGAAGCATGGACAACCGGTCTTGCAACGGCTATTGGCGCCCTGATTCCAATTTTCCCCTTTTTTATCTGGAAAGGCATACCGGCCATTGTTATATCATTTATTATTTCGATGATCGCCCACTTTGGTGTAGGTGCTGTCAGAAGTTTTTTCACCGGACGAAACTTTTGGCGAAGTGGATTCGATATGTTTGTTGTAGGCTTTGGGATTGCCGCAGTGGGTTATGTGATCGGCGAATTGGTACTCAAGTATTTCATGTAA
- a CDS encoding sialate O-acetylesterase, which yields MNASIYYKRLLLVFIMAISHTWIYADISLPGIFTDDMVLQQNAEITFWGWAKPREKVHISLPWLDSALVTETTNQGTWQMVVSTPRAEGKPFDLKISGYNETILRNVVLGEVWLCAGQSNMEWTAGGGIDGAADFIAAADYPQIRFFRVPHRSALTPQDDLKGQWVSCNPHTMKSFSAIGYFFGEKIHKELKVPVGLIDASWGGTPAEIWMAAKVISEDEFLSKAASTLKPAPWGPVEPGRGYNAMIAPLTRFRIAGALWYQGESNVGNAYAYTKMFSALINSWREERGYIFPFYFAQIAPYKYGEGFGGVMIRNAQRKTLEVPQTGMVVTSDIGNIEDIHPRNKKDVGMRFAMLALTNHYKTSQAEASGPLYRSFAVAKNKITVYFDHAEGLNARGGSPTNFEIAGEDGVYHPAEAEIKENTVVVVSKAVKTPVSVRFAWANTAEPNLFNHAGLPASCFQSE from the coding sequence ATGAACGCTTCAATTTATTACAAAAGACTGCTTCTGGTTTTCATTATGGCAATTTCCCATACATGGATCTATGCAGATATTTCTCTTCCCGGTATTTTTACAGATGATATGGTGCTCCAGCAAAATGCTGAAATTACATTCTGGGGATGGGCTAAACCTCGCGAGAAAGTCCATATCTCTTTGCCCTGGCTGGATTCTGCACTTGTAACTGAAACTACGAATCAGGGCACCTGGCAAATGGTCGTCTCTACCCCCAGGGCAGAAGGAAAACCTTTTGATCTGAAAATCAGCGGGTATAACGAAACCATTCTGCGCAATGTGGTTCTGGGCGAAGTATGGCTTTGCGCCGGACAATCCAATATGGAATGGACTGCCGGGGGTGGAATTGATGGAGCCGCAGATTTTATTGCAGCAGCTGATTATCCCCAAATCCGATTCTTCCGGGTACCTCACCGTTCTGCCCTGACCCCACAAGATGACCTGAAAGGCCAATGGGTTTCCTGCAACCCCCATACCATGAAAAGCTTCAGTGCAATCGGCTACTTTTTTGGAGAAAAAATTCATAAGGAGTTAAAAGTACCGGTGGGACTGATAGACGCAAGCTGGGGAGGAACCCCGGCAGAAATATGGATGGCGGCAAAAGTCATATCAGAGGATGAATTCCTGTCAAAAGCCGCATCAACGCTAAAACCCGCGCCATGGGGGCCTGTAGAACCAGGCAGAGGCTATAATGCCATGATCGCTCCTCTGACCCGTTTCAGGATTGCGGGCGCACTCTGGTATCAGGGAGAGTCGAATGTGGGAAATGCGTATGCCTATACCAAAATGTTTTCGGCGCTGATCAACAGCTGGCGGGAGGAAAGAGGGTATATTTTCCCCTTCTATTTCGCGCAGATCGCACCGTATAAGTATGGAGAAGGGTTTGGCGGGGTAATGATTCGCAACGCCCAGCGCAAAACGCTGGAAGTACCGCAAACCGGCATGGTCGTTACCAGTGATATTGGCAATATTGAAGATATTCACCCCCGAAATAAAAAAGATGTTGGGATGCGTTTTGCCATGCTGGCGCTTACCAATCACTATAAAACCTCGCAGGCGGAAGCCTCCGGGCCACTCTATAGAAGCTTTGCAGTTGCAAAAAATAAAATCACCGTTTACTTTGACCATGCCGAAGGCCTGAATGCAAGAGGAGGTTCTCCCACAAATTTTGAAATTGCAGGCGAAGACGGAGTATATCATCCGGCCGAAGCTGAGATCAAAGAAAATACTGTCGTAGTGGTGAGCAAAGCAGTAAAAACACCGGTGTCTGTTCGTTTTGCCTGGGCAAATACCGCAGAACCCAATTTATTTAACCATGCAGGACTTCCTGCATCATGTTTTCAAAGTGAATAA